ACGGTTTGTGCTCCTACAATAAGTGTTTTTTCTCCAGCTGTTGCAGCATCTTTTTTAGTTTTAGACACTTGCTTGATCAATGTGTATTTAATGGAAGAAGCATCTGCTGGTGGATTAGCAATTTTTTCTGTTTTTACTTTTAAAACATATTCATACCCTGGTTCATAAGTAAATCCCTCGATGTTTGTGTAAAAATTAGTCCAGTCTTCTGAAGCTTTTTCTTTTACCTGCAAACATTTCATAGGAGCTACTCCTGTACAGTCTGCTGTTTGTGGCCCTACGATGAATGTTTTTTCATCTGCAGCGGATACTCCTGCTGTCGTTGTACACTGCGTCATTGCGAATAGTGCTAATGCGGGTGCTGCCCCTTTTAGAATTGTTGCTATACTTTTCATAAACTTGATTTTAGACCATTCCTCGCAATTACCATGCCGGAATTTTCTTGAATTAGCGGATTTCAGGGATTGTTTTTTCGTTTTTTAATCATTTAATTTGAGGGCTTCAATTAAAAAAATCATATAAATTCATATTTTAAATATAATGAAATGAGGATGAGAAATATTGGAGCCCAGGAAATTATAAACCTGATCAAAGACCTTGAGTTGAATTCCGTTTCATAGAAATTTGATTGAGAATTTTAAGGTTTATATTTTGCTAAAAAAGATGAGAAAAAATTTGAACTGATGAAAAAATTATGTGTATTAATCTCTGCTTTTTCTATCGCTGCTAATGTATTTGCTCAAAAAGCAGATAATGGATTACAGGGATATTTTGAAGAACAGGGAAATGAGACTTTTTATAAAAGCTTCAATTTTGATGGGAATGGTAAAATAGCGGATGGGTTTAAAAGCAGCTATTACTTTACCAGAAATGATAGCCTGATTGTGATTCCGGATAAAGATGTATTTATTTTTAAAATCAAAAAAGATAAATTAATTGGTATTTCGGATTGGGTTAAAAACGGAATCTGGATTCGGAAAAAAGACAGTACAGAAGTTAACAACAGAGTGAATCCTGCGGAATCACAGAAAAGAGCCGCTTTATTGGCTGGGTATTATGATAAGACAAAGAATATGTCAGGGTTGGATGCTTTGTTTTCAAATGCCAACGATTATACCCGGATTAGCGATGATTTTTGTAATCAGGGATTGGCTAAAGCTTGTCTGAATGCTTTTGGTTTAAAGATGATGGAATATACTCCGGGCTTTTTTGGTGATCTTGAAAAAATTAAAGATAAGAAGCTGAAACCTCATCCGGAGCTGATAGAACTTTCCAAAAAAATGATCAACCTTGGAGAAATGGAAGGGTATAATGTTCTTGGTGCCTATTATCATCTTTTAGGACTTAAGGAAAAGGCTTTTGAAACCTGGAAAGAAGGTGAGAAGCATGGTGATCCCGCTTCTATGCTGTCGATGGGACTTATTGAAGTAGGAGATGAAATAGAAAAGGCTCCGAGAAGCCCAAATATTAAAAAGAAAAAGAAAAAATAATGAAGAAGAAACTGTTGTTTTCATCTGCTTTGGTTTTTAGTGCAATAGTAAGCGCACAGAAACTTAAAAAGGAAGATGTTATAGGATTTTGGAAGCTGAAAGAAGCTGGATTTTATGAAGGGAAGAAGAAGGTGGTGAAAGAGTTTGATAACTGCAGGCTGATGCGTAACTATGCTATAAGGGAGGATGGTTTTGCTGTGTATAATTATATAGAAGGAGCAGTGGGAGATTGTACACCATCAGAACCAAGACTTTCTTTTTGGAAAGTTGTAGACAACAGAATTCAGTTTTATGTTGATGATAAAAATATTCTGGAAGAAGTTGTTGTGACTTTCAATAAAGATAAAACCATGACATTTTCGGACTATAAACCGGTTTTTGTTAAGGTTGACGGAGATGCATTAGCAGAAAAAGTGACGAATACCATTCATTATGATATTCTAGAAAAGCAATATTAGAATGCAGAAAACCATGAATTATGTTACCCTTACTTATCTGCTGAACCTTTTCATATATTCTGTCTATTTTTTTAGTAAAGAGGGGAGTGAGGTCGACTTTTCCAAGGTAGAATATATGCTATCTGGAACTCTTGCTCTTTTTCTGATAGGTGCAGGGTATCTGAATGCAAAAAAGAGAATGACTTACCGATCTGTTCTCTGGGTGTTTTTTGTGAATATTTTGTTGTTTTCTCTATCGGGGGTATTTGATCAGTTTGGAAATAATTTTAATCTTTTTGCAACGGGAAGTGGAGATAGCTTCTTATTTACTCTAGTACTCATTGTCTATAATGGCTATTTATTTCCACTCATTGCAGAATTGGAAAAAAGTGGCTTTTCATTAGTATTGCCAGTATTGCTATCTTTTGTTCTGCCTTCGTTAGGGTATATCATTGGAATGAAACTCCATCCGAATAAAAAGGCTTCCGCAGAAATGTAGTCGTTGTAAATAAAAGCTGAAGTCATTTTAACAGATAAGTAGAAGATGAAAAACGGAAAGAAAGACTGAAAAAATCGCAATTGATGATATCGTCACCCTTGGAAATACAAGCACTCTTTGTCATTCCGGTAGGAATCTGAATTCAATATATAGTAGATCCAAAAGTAAAGAATTGCTGTTATTGATTCTGTGGCTTCTTATCCGGCATGATAAACTTTTGCTTACCGATTAATAGTTCAAAGAAAAGTCTGAAATCCGATATCAGTGACCACAACGGATATTTAAAAGTAGCAGGTTTGTTTCTTTCGATCACTGCATGGCTAAACCAGGCAAATCCATATCCGACGATTGGAATGTACCATAAAAACCTTTCTTTTCCTGAGCTGATAACATAGCCTATTACAACAAATATTAGCAGTGTTCCCATAAAATGAAAAATCCTGGTTCCTGTTTTACGGTGTTCCGTAAGATAAAACTGATAAAATTCACTGTATGTTTTAATTCTTTCAGGCATAGCGGTATTAGTTTGTTGTTTCTCTTGGAGTTACAGCAATAATGCTGCCGATTTTATCATAAAGGGTAAAAAAGAAAAAGGCAAAATAACTTCTTCTGTTATTTTGCCTTTTTTAATGTTTTTATATATTGTTTTAGTTATTCTTTAGCTCTTTTCCTAGCTTACTGTTTTTATAACCGTAGAAGAAGTAAATAAACATTCCGATCAGGAACCACATTCCAAACCAGAACCAGTTCTCATGACTCATCCCGGTAAGCAGGTATAAACAAGAACTTAGCCCTACTAATGGAATAAGAGAAAGATTCTTCATAAAGTAACTCCACATAAGATTAGGTTGATGATAATAAAGAAGAAAATAGAAGCTCTGAATTCCCCATCTTTAGGATCACTCCAGTTCATTAATGTTTGGAAAAATTCCGGCTGCCAGTAATAGAAAACGATCAGTCCACCAATAAAAATAACTGGAAAAATAATTTTACCGTTGATATAAGGAAGGTGGAATCGGCCTTTTATTTTTTCTTTGGCAGGAAGTGTTAACACTCCGGCACAAACCAATACAAATGCGAAGATCGTTCCGATACTCGTAAAGTCAAGGATAAAGGTTTTATCTGTAAATAAGATAGGAATTCCTACTACAATCCCTGTAACGATGGTTGCAAAAGATGGAGTTTTATATTTTGGGTGAATCTTAAGGAATTTCTGTGGCATTAATCCGTCACGGCTCATTGCATACCAGATTCTTGGTTGTCCCATCTGGAAAACCAATAGTACAGTGGTGATGGCAACAATAGCCACAAAAGAAACGACAAGTTCCATCCAGGCTACATTTGCATTCGTTTTTTCAAAGATGAATGAAAGTGGATCTCCCACACCATCAAATTTTCTATAATCTACCATTCCTGTTAATACCAACGTAAGAGCAATATAGATTACGGTACATAATACTAAAGAGATGATCATCCCTTTGGGTAAGGTCTTTTGAGGATCCTTAGTTTCTTCAGAAAGTACACTTAAGGCATCAAAACCAATATAGGCAAAGAAAACCCCTGAGACGGCACTCATAACTCCTGTAAAGCCGTTAGGCATAAAAGATGGAGTTCCTGTTGCAGGACTTATGGGTGTCCAGTTATCAGTATTGATATAAGCAAAACCTACCAGGATTACCAACAGAATTACTCCTAATTTTAAAATAACCAGCGAGTTGTTGAAATTTTTACTTTCCTTTACCCCTACATAACAAAGCCATGTGATTAGCCCATTAATGACCAAAGCAGGAATATCAACGATGAATTTCAGATTTCCAATTAATGGAGCCGATGTCCATGCATTTAAAAGTTCTTTGTTTTCAGAACCGTTTAAGAAAGCCTTTTTGGCTTCTGTATAACTGCAGGTTAAATAATCAGGAATATGCATTCCGAGACGTCCTAAAAAGCTGGTGAAATAGTCAGACCATGAAAAAGCTACGTAAATATTTCCGAAAGAATATTCCATAATTAATGCCCAACCGATGATCCAGGCAATTAATTCCCCAAAACTGGCATAAGCATAGGTATACGCAGATCCTGCTGTGGGAATTCTGCTGGCAAACTCAGCGTAGCATAAAGCGGTAAAACCACAGGCAAAGCCACAAATCAAATAGAGAAGGATCACCCCCGGGCCACCTCTGAAAACGGCTTCTCCCAAACTGCTGAAACTTCCTGCTCCGATAATTGCCGCAATACCAAAAAATACGATGTCCCATACACCTAAAACTCTTAAAAGTCCTGTTGAAGTATCTGTATCCGAATAGACTTTCCTTCTAAAAAGTTGACTCATTCAATAAACTATATTTGATTTGAAAAAAACAAATGTAATGATTTTTTATTTTGATGTTAACAGTCGTTAGTAACATTTAGATAAAAATGCTTAACGAAAAGCGTTTAGTCTTTATAAACAGGTATTTCCACATAGCTGCTATTATACCATTTTATTTCTAGTGGCTCATTCGCATCTTTTATGGTTTCATCACTTACATCTTTACCTGTACCATAATTAATCTGCCAGTAGGGATTTTTACCAACGCCTACAAATAAAATTAATTTGCTTCCTTTTTCAATTTTTCTGCTGGTGAACATTGATTGTTTGATAGGAATCTGCTCTATCTTATTGGGTTGAAGAAGCTGGCGAACCTCGTTATTTTTAGAATAACTGGCTCTTACTGAATGGTCGGATAACATAACACGTTTTCCATCCGGTTGTACCTGATACAGATAAATATTGGTGTCCATATCCTTTTTATTGATAGATACATCGAGTAATCCTGACAGATTTCCACTGATAATGATATCTTTATCAAGAGTTTCACTTTCAAAGTAAACGACATTGTTAACCCTTGCGCTATCTGTTTTGCTTATTTTGCGATAGATATCTTTATCGTCTCTGCTTTTGAAATCAACGACTTGTTTAGTGAAATCCATATTTTCAGGTTTAGTGAAGACTGATGAATTATCTTTTCGATCTTTAAGATAAAACTTAAGAGTAGAAGTGTGCATTCCGTCAAGAGTAGGAACGTGCTTCCAGGTATTGGTGTTCATCACCTGAAAATTAACCCTGTCTTTTAACAGTTCCGGTTTTTTTTCACCTTTAAGAATGTAATCAAACCATGAAAAGGCAAGTTCATCAATGCTTATTCTGGCAACAGGGTCAATAGGATTGCCCTCAACATAGGTTGCACCAAAGCTTTGTGCTCCTCCATGATCATATGGGCCTATAACTAAATAATGATTGGCGTTTTTATTATATTGATGGTGCTTCTTGAAATAGTAAAGGGCTCCAATCTGGTCATCATCATAATATCCTGTAGTTGTCAGGATGGGAATGTTGATCTTGGAGAAATCGCTTTTATAAGGAACCATTTTTTGCCAGTATTGGTCATATCCCGGATGATCTAGCCATCGCTGGAATATTTTACTTGGTTTTCCGCTGATGGTATCTAATGATCTGAATGATTTTCCACTTTTGTACCACGCTGTATTAATAGAATCCCATTTTGTAGCATTGGCAAAGTCTGCTTCATCAGTAAATTTATTGTTTGTAACATATTGTATCCATTGTAGCATGTAGCTCATGAATATGTTATTTCGTGCAGGATAATCTATTCCTATTCCAACAGAAACTTGTGGTACAATCGTTTTCAAAGCCGGATGGAGTTTCTTTACAGCTGCCCATTGGCTAAACCAAGATAACTTCCGCCAATCATTCCTACTTTACCATTACTCCAGGGTTGTTTACTTACCCAATCTATTACTTCATAGATATCCTGAGATTCATATTCAAAAGGATTATTGACATCATTACTGTTTCTTTTACCACGAGTATTGACTACCGCTCCTACATAATTATAAATAGCAGCTCTTTTTCCGAAATATCCATCAAACTGACCCGCGTAAATGTTATTGGTAAGAATGACCGGAAGTGGAGATTTATTTTCTTTTTTTCTGACGATCGTAATGGTTAGGATATTTCCGCTTTTTGTTTTAAGATCTTTGGTTTCAATAATGAAATTCTCCTGATCCTTTGCTGCGGTCACTTGTGGAACATAAGGCTGAATGCTTGAAAATACCTTATAATTGAGATAGATTTTGCAAAGTGCCAGAGCAGAGGCATAGGCTATACTGTCTTTTCCTTTTTGTTTCTCCAGTGAGGTTTTTAAAAGCTTTCTGAAATTATTCACGTTACCATCAACGGCAATACCTACTCTTGGGATTATTTTTTCATCCATGCTTTCATACTTTTTATTAAATGCAGTCTGAAAGGCTTTGGAAAAAGGGATTTTGTTGTCTAACTCATTTAATTTGGCCATGCTGTAAATCTCGTAGACAAGGGATTTGTATCCTGCCATATTATGATCAGCAAATTCCTTTCGGTACTCAGGTAAAGTAGCAATGGAAGCTTTATAGTCTTTAGCAACAACCTGCAGACGGGAAAGATTATCTAGAAAATCTACATTATTCTTAGGTCTGTTCTTCGTGGTTTGAAGTTGGGAAATCACCTGAAAGGCTAGTGTAGGCATTTGTTTTTCCAAAACAACAGAGTCTGTTATCGCTGTTTTGGGGAAGTAAAATTTTTGTGCCTGCATCAGATTGACAAAAATTAATGCTAAAAGTATCTTAAATTTCATGGTGTAGCGTGTTTATGGTATGTTTTTAGCTGCTGTTCAAAAAGTATCAG
This is a stretch of genomic DNA from Chryseobacterium tructae. It encodes these proteins:
- a CDS encoding DUF4377 domain-containing protein; the encoded protein is MKSIATILKGAAPALALFAMTQCTTTAGVSAADEKTFIVGPQTADCTGVAPMKCLQVKEKASEDWTNFYTNIEGFTYEPGYEYVLKVKTEKIANPPADASSIKYTLIKQVSKTKKDAATAGEKTLIVGAQTVDCSAGAGRMKCLQVKENASENWSNFYSNIEGFNYEPGYEYVLKVKTEKIANPPADASSIKYTLVEQVSKTKK
- a CDS encoding lipocalin family protein, with the protein product MKKKLLFSSALVFSAIVSAQKLKKEDVIGFWKLKEAGFYEGKKKVVKEFDNCRLMRNYAIREDGFAVYNYIEGAVGDCTPSEPRLSFWKVVDNRIQFYVDDKNILEEVVVTFNKDKTMTFSDYKPVFVKVDGDALAEKVTNTIHYDILEKQY
- a CDS encoding DUF962 domain-containing protein, encoding MPERIKTYSEFYQFYLTEHRKTGTRIFHFMGTLLIFVVIGYVISSGKERFLWYIPIVGYGFAWFSHAVIERNKPATFKYPLWSLISDFRLFFELLIGKQKFIMPDKKPQNQ